TCAGCTCGGTCGCGCTGCCGACCAGCGTGGTCTCCACGTTCTTCGTGATGTACGCGCTGCACTTCACGCTCAACATGATGACCCTGCTCGCGCTCTCGCTGGCGATTGGGCTCCTCATCGACGACGCGGTGGTCGTGCGCGAGAACATCTCGAAGCACCTGGAGAGGGGGGTGGAGCCCCGGCGCGCGGCGCTCGAGGGCACCCGCGAGATCTCGCTCTCGGTGCTCGCGACCACGCTCACCATCGTCGCCGTGTTCGTGCCCGTCGCGTTCATGAGCGGCATCGTGGGCCAGTTCTTCCGCCAGTTCGGGCTCACCATCACCGCGGCCGTGCTGGTGTCGCTCTTCGTGGCGTTCACGCTCGACCCCATGCTCTCGAGCCGCTTCTCGAAGGCGCACGTGGCCGGCGCGAAGGACCCGTTCATGCCCCTCAAGCGGCCGTTCCTGGCCGTCTTCGAGGGGATCGAGGGCGTCTACCGCCGCGTGCTCGGGTTCGCGCTCCGGAACAAGATCGTCGTCGGGCTCGGGGCGTTCCTGGCGCTGTTCTCGATCGGCCCCGTCGCCGGCCTCATGGGCAACGAGTTCGTCAACCAGGAGGACCGCGGCCAGTTCGTGCTCGAGGCCGAGCTGCCCGCCGGCACCAAGCTCGACGAGACCGCGCGCCTGTCGCTCCCCGCCGAGCTCAAGGTGCTGGAGGACAAAAGGTTCATCACCGTGCTCTCCACGCTCGGCGCGGCCGGCGAGGTGAACAAGGTGCGCTGGCGCGTGGTCACCGTGCCGAAGAGCCACCGCGACGTTCCGCTCGCCGACCTGAAAGACCGCGCCCGCGACATCGCGTACGCCGCGATGCCCGGCGCCAAGATCACCGTCACCGACCCGCCCTTCGTCGAGGGCGCCGCCACCGAGGCGCCCATCATGGTCCAGGTGCGGGGCGCCACCTACGACGAGCTCGCGCCGCTCGCCCACGAGTTCGAGCAGGCCATGCGCGCCATCCCCGGCATGGCTGACCTCCAGGTCAAATATAGCCCGGGCCAGCCCGAGCTCCGCGTGCGCGTCGACCGCGACAAGGCCGCGCGCGCCGGCGTGCCCGTGGCGCAGATCGCCCTCGCGCTCCGCGCCTCGGTCGAGGGCGACGAGGCCGGCAAGATGCGGCAGGGCAAAGACGAGGTGCCCATCCGCGTGCGCCTCCGGTCGGGCGACCGCGCCACGGTCGACGACGTGCTCCGCATGACCGTGCAGACCCCGAGCGGCCCGATGGCGCTCGCGGATCTCGCGACCGTCGAGCGCGGCGAGGGCCCCAGCGTCATCGAGCGCGAGGATCGCGAGCGCCAGATCGTGATCTGGGCCTCGACCAAGGGCCGATCGCTCGGCGAGATCGTGCCCGAGCTCACCGCCGCGTTCGCGAAGATCAAGCTGCCCCCGGGCGCGAGCTACCACTTCGACGGGCAGATCCGTCAGATGACCGAGACGAACGGCTCGATGGGCGCGGCCATGGGGCTCGGCATCATCTTCATCTATCTCATCCTCGCGTCGCAGTTCGAGAGCTTCATCCACCCGCTCACGATCATGCTCACGCTCCCGCTCGGCTTCGTGGGCGCGTTCTACGGCCTCTTCATCGCCCAGCGCACCATGGCGATGGGCGCGATGATCGGCATCATCTTGCTCATGGGGCTCGTCACCAAGAACGCCATCCTGCTGCTCGACCGCGCGCTCGTGCGGGTGCGTGAGCACGGCGACACGCCGCTCGAGGCCATCCTCGCGGCGGGCCCAGAGCGCCTCCGGCCCATCCTCATGACCAGCGCCGCGATGATCCTCGGCATGCTCCCGACAGCGACGTCCAACGGAGAAGGCAGCGAGTTCCGCTCGCCGATGGCCATCGCCGTCATCGGTGGGGTCATCAGCTCCACCATCCTGTCGCTCGTGGTCGTGCCCGTCGTGTACCTCACCATCGAGAACACGAAGGGCCACCTCGCGCGCCTCTTCGGCATCAAGGCTTCGCCCCCGGGCCCGAGCGAGGCGCCTTCCCCAGCCGAGTAGCGGCCCGCCCAAACGTCAACCCACTTGACCGCGCCGCGCGAGAGTGTCCACCATTCGGACACATGTCCCGCGAACGATCCCGCGCCGCGCGGGGCCTGCCCGTCCCGGGCGCCACCTGCGAGGACCTCCTCGTGGCCGCGCAGGCCGCCCTCGACCGCGCAGACTTTCGCGGCGCGCGCGCGCTCGCGGAGCGCGCGGTGGCGCGCGCCGATCGTGACCCGCGCGACGGCGCCCGCGCCGCGAGCCGCCGGCTGCTCGCGACGGCGCTCCTGCTCGACGACGACGCGACCGAGGCCGAGCGCGTCGCGGCCGAGGCGGTGCGCGTCGCCCGGACCGCGCGCTCGTACCGCGACGAGGCGCTCGGGGAGCTCGTGCTCGCCGACGTGCGCCGCGCGGCCGGCGAGTACATCGCGGGGCTGAAGCACGCCGCCCGCGCGCGCACCCTCGCGGCCCGCGCGAAGGATCCCGCGACCGAGCGGGTGGTGCTCGCCGACTATGCGCTGCTGCTCGGCCGGCTCGGCGATCACGAGCGCGCCCGCGAGGCGTTCGAGCTGCTCCTCGCGACGCCGCTCGACGACCTGCCGCCGTCGCGCGCATTTCGTGTACTCTACAACCTGGCGGGCGTGCACCGCGCCGCGGGCCGCTTCTCGGAGGCCTTCGTGGTGCTCGGCCAGGCCGCGGACCTCGCGGATGGGGGCGCCGGCGGGCACGCCGACTGGGCGCTGCGCCACGCGCGCGTGCAGACCCTGCTCGACGTGGGCGCGTTCTCAGCGGCCGACGCCATCTTGGGCGAGGCGGCGTTCGACGACGACGCGCCGTCGTGGCAGCGCGCGCAGCACCTCGCCCTGGAGGCGACGCTCGCCCTCGAGGGCACGGGCGACCCGCGCCGCGCCGTCGCGCTCGCCGAGCAGGGGCTCGCGCTCCCCGCGCTGCTGCGGCCCGTGCGGTTCGCGCTGGAGAAGGTGCGCGCGGACGCCCACCTCGCGCTCGGCGGCCGCGCGGAGGCGGAGCGCGTGGGGATAGCCCTGATGGGGCCCCAGGCGAACGCCGGCATTCGCCTGCACGCCGCCGAGGCCCTCGCGCTCGCGGCGCGGGCCGGACCGCCCGGGGCCTGGCTCCTCCGCTGGCTCGGCGCGCTCGCGATCGCGGGGAGCGGCGCGGCGGGCCGGGTGGAGCACGAGGCGTGCGCCGCCCTCGTGAGCGAGCCCGACCCGATCGGGAGCCTCGCCCGCGCGACGCTGCCCGTGCTGCGCGCTCGCCTCGTCGACCGCACGCCCACCGAGCACCGCGCCCCCTTCCGGCGCCTGCTCCGCCGCATCGAGCGCCGCCTCGCCGAGCAGCGCGCCCATGGGGCCTCCACAGCCGCGGACGCGCGGGTCAGTGAGCCGGTGCGCCGCGCGATGACGAGCGTCGGTCTCGTGGGCGAGTCTCCCGCGCTCCTCGGGAGCGTCGCGACCCTCGCGCGCGCCGCCCGCAGCGCCACGAGCGTGCTGCTCCTCGGCGAGACCGGCGCCGGCAAGGAGCTGTTCGCGCGCCTCGTCCACCAGATCTCCGAGCGCGCTCGAGGGCCCTTCGTCGCCATCAACTGCGGCGCCGTGCCCGAGCCGCTGCTCGAGGCGGAGCTCTTCGGCCACGAGCGCGGCGCGTTCACGGGGGCCGAGCGCGCCCGCCGCGGGCTCTTCGAGGAGGCCGAGGGCGGGACGCTGTTCCTCGACGAAGTCGCTGAAATGACTCCACAAATGCAGGTCAAGCTGCTCCGGGTCCTCGAGGACCGGGAGGTGCGCGCGCTCGGGGGTGGTCGGGCCCGCAAGGTGGACCTCCGGGTCGTCGCCGCGACGCACCGCGCGCTGCCGGAGCTCGTCGAGCGGGGCGCCTTCCGGCAGGACCTGTACTACCGCCTCGCCGCGCTGACCGTGCCCGTGCCCTCGCTCCGCGAGCGCATGGAGGACATCCCCCTCGTCGCGCGGGCCCTCCTCGCGCGCGAGCCCGGCACGCGCGCCCACACGCTCGACGTGCCGGCGCTCACCTCGCTCACCGAGCACGCGTGGCCCGGGAACGTCCGCGAGCTCGGCAACGTGCTCCGCGCGGCGGCGGCCCTCGCCGACGGCCTCGTGATCGGGCGCCCCGACATCACCGCCGCGATGGCGCGCGCGCCCGCGGGAGGTCCGCGCGCCGAGCGCGAGCTCCGCGAGACCACGCTCTCGGCGCTGCGCGCGAGGCACCAGGCCGAGCTCCGCGAGCTCGTGGGTCGCGCGATCGCCGCCGCCGACGGCAACAAGCGCGAGGCCGCCCGCGCCCTCGGCCTCAGCCGCCAGGGGCTCTACCGCGTGCTCGAGCGCGGCGAATGAGCGTGCCGCGTCGAGCCGCGTCGAGCGAGCGCGCCGCGTGGTAGCCTGGCCCCGAGGCGACGTCGAGAGGGGCACATGGCGACACCCGTGACCAAGGACAGGCGCGTCGGAACGCGCGTGGGGAAATACCTCCTCGAGAGCATCATCGGCCTCGGCGGGATGGCCACGGTCTACGCTGTCGCCGACGACCGCGGGACGCGCTTCGCGATGAAGGTCCTCCACCGCCCGCTCACCGCCGACGACGTGGCGGTCGCGAGGTTCTTCGAGGAGGCCTACCTCGCCAACAGCGTGAAGCACCCCGGCGTGTGCGTCGTGGTCGACGACGGCGTCTCCGAGGCCGACCGGTGCCCCTACCTCGTCATGGAGCTGCTCGCGGGGCAGACCCTCGAGGACCGGCTCGCGGAGGAGGGGTGCCTCACGATCGGCGAGTCGCTCGACATCGCCATCGCGCTCGCCGACACGCTGAGCCAGGTCCACGGCGCGGGCATCGTCCACCGCGACCTCAAGCCGCCGAACGTGTTCCTCACGGCCGCCGGCGTGAAGCTCCTCGACTTCGGCGTAGGCAAGAGCCGCGCGATCGCCATGAAGACCGCGGCCGGGTCGCTGCTCGGCACCCCCGCGTACATGGCGCCCGAGCAGGCGCAGGGCGCGAGCGTGGTCGACGGGCGCGCCGACGTCTTCTCGCTGGGGGCGGTGCTCTTCCAGTGCCTCGTGGGCGAGCGCGTCCACGAGGGCCAGGACGACTACTCGGCCTGGTTCGCCGCGGCCACCCAGCCGGCGCGCTCCCTCGCGGTGCCCGCCCCCGAGGCGCCGCCGGCCCTCGTGACCCTCGTCGACAAGGCCCTCGCCTACGACCGCGAGCAGCGGTGGCCCACCGCTGGCGAGCTGCGCGTCGAGGCGCTCCGCGTGCGCGCCACCCTGAGCGACGAGCAGGCGCAGTCGCGCCGGCGTGCGGCCCGCGACGGCTCGTTCTTTCGCATGCTCGACGACCTCCACGTGCCGTCGCTCCGCGAGCCCAAGGGGTGAACCGAAGCCGCTGCCGCCGCTGTCGTACGCGGCGTACGCTGCAGAACGGCTACTTGCAGCTCTTGCTCGGGTCCCGCGTGCACTCGTGCGGCCCGAAGCGCAAGCACTTCTTGAAGGCCCTTGGCTCGGGCACACGTAGAGCGCCCCGTTGATGCAGCACGTGATCGTCTGGCTGCCCTGCGTCGTCGAGCGACTCAGGTTGACGCCACCGGCGGGGAGCTGCGGCACCGGAACGGGGAGGGCCGGGATGACCGGCTGGATCACGATCGGCGGCTGCGCGGGCGCGGGCTGCGCGGGCGCGGGCTGCGCAGGCGACGAGACCTCGGTGGGCTGCGCCGGCTGCGCGTTCGTTTGCTGCGCGGCCTGCGCGTTCGCCTGCGCCTGGGCCGTCTTGTGCTGCTCCAGGAGGAGCTGGTAGTCGCGCTCGCGCTTGGCCGTCTCGGCGGCCTCTTTGGCGGGCACGAGGAGCTCCTCGCCGATGCGCGCGCGGAGGCCCCGCACCCAGCCGGCCCAGTGATCGTCGACCAGCACCTCGCCGCCGGGGCCGGGCTTGGTCTTGAGGCCCGAGCTCTTCACGTAGCGCACCAGGTACTGCGTGCCCGAGTACTCGACGTCGACGTCGAGGGTGACGTCGCCCCTGGTGAGGCGCGCGGAGATCTTGCCGGGCTCCTCGCCGAGGGCAGAAAAGCGCCGGCTCTGCATGGCCCTCACGACGGCCGCGCGCACCTCGGCGGGCGACTCGGACTTGGCGATGAGCACGGGCTCGGCCGCCTTGGTCGACGTGAACGCCGCACCTCCGCACGCCACGGAGGCGAGCGCGACGACGAAGGGGCCCACGAACCGCGACGCGCGAGAGCTCATGGGGAGGGGGTTTTACCAGAAGCGGCGCTGGTTGAGGCGCCTGGCGCGAGCTCGGGTACCGCAGCGGAGATCCACAGCCCCGCTCACGGGCTCACCGGTATGCGCAAGAGCCTCTCACATTACCTCGTGACTGTGACCGCCCCCGAGCCGCACGTCACCACGCACGGCCCCGCCCGCGGCACCACCACACACACAAAACAATCAGGAAATCCTCCCGGAGGCGGCGTTGCATGGAGCGCTCCGAGCCCGCCGACGGCTACTGTTCGATGCCGGCTGCTTTGGTCGTCGTATCTCGTCGGTAGCCCGGTGAGATGCACGCTCGGCTCTATCGCCAAGTGCGGCGCGAGGTCCTGGGCCGTCGGCAAGTCTTGTCGCGCAAACGGCGTGGCGATCCATACCCGCGCGGTGGCTGTGGCCGTCCCGAGCTGCGGCCCTCGTGCGCCATCCGAGCCGTGATGCGCGAGCTTGTAGACGTCGTGCGAGACCGCGTGGGTAAACATGGTGGTCGCGTCCGACCATCCCTTGCCCGGATTCTCCACCAGGTCGGAGCCGAGAAGCACGGTGCGCCCTTGCCACTCCACGATGAAAGCAGACGATGCGCGGTTGAAGTCGTGGTCCGATCCCCGGTTCCATGCGTCGCGCGCCGCGGCACGCTCGGCTGGGCTGGGCGAGATGACGTAAACCTTCGCGTCGCCGAGCGGCTCGACTTCGCCCTGCTTCATGTCCCACCGCGACGTTTCCCGATCTTCCCATCGCGTGAGCACCGCCGCGATGGCTTGCTGCACTTGGCCACTCTTCAGCGCGGGCTCCAAGTCCCACCAGCCGTCCGCCGTCTTGGTGGCCGGCGACGGCACGATTCCGAGCTTGGGCCATTGGCTGTCGCCCGGCTTCGTAAAGGCATTCACGAGGTCCGAAAAGCCCGAGGCATGGTCGAGGTGCGGGTGCGTGAGGGCGAGCAAGCTCGGGCGCGCTTCGTAGTGGTCGAGGAGCTTCCGCGCGAGGCCCTTCCCACTCGATCGACAGCTATCCACGACCATCCACGCGCCGCATGGCGCATGCACCACGACTGACTCGCCCGTGCCCGGTCCGAGCACGAAGACCGTCAGCGCGTCATTCCGAAGCGGAGGCAGCGACACGGATGTAGCGGTCGGGCGGGAAGCCGAGCTCGAGGGATGGAAGGGCGTTCGCTTGCGGCTGCCAGCTCAGGAAGCGCTCGGTGCCGTCGTCCAGCTCGAGGTGCTCGACGAACGTGCCGACCGCGAGAGGGAAGCCACTACGCCTCTCGGCGCCCAATGCCGCAAGCTCGGCGCGCGTGAAGTTGACGTATCGGTACGAGGGCGGCCCGTCTGCCGCGCGCTCGCCCATGAGCACGCGTGCGCCGCGCTCGCTCACGTCGCAGATGCGGCCGGGCCGATAACGCGTCACCTTGCGTGGGTCCGCGGCGTCGAAGAGGGCGGGTCTCTTCCAGCGGCTCTCGATCGCGAGAGCGGGCGGAAAGACGTTGGTCTCGTTCTCCACCTCGCGCAGGAGAGTGAGGCGCAGCTCGAGCGAGCGAAACGCCGGCCGGTCGCGCAAGGACCGAGGAAAGGCCGAGAGCACGCGCTCGGCAAAATCCAGCTCACCCCGATGGAGCAATAGCGCGGCGAGCGGCAGGTGGAGCTGGCGGACGAGGAGCGCGGGGTCGAACGCGTCGTACCCAAGCTCGCTGAGCGCCTGCGCCCAGGCGTCGTCGGCTTCGGCCATTCGGCCCACGGTGACCAAGAACGTCGCGTAGCGGCCGTGGTAGCGCGCGCGCTGCGGATGGAGGTCGCGGGCCCGTTCGTAGCCAGCCTTTACGCGGCTCGCCTGCTTGCCCTGCGCGTCGAGATTGAACGCGAGGTAGTGGTGCGCGTACGCGTCGTTCGCGTCGTAGGCGAGGGCGCGCTCGTACGCGTCTACCGCGTCTTGGTACCGCTTGGCGAGGCTGAGCTCCTTCCCAAGCAGATCGTATTGCTCGGAGAAGAA
This genomic stretch from Myxococcales bacterium harbors:
- a CDS encoding efflux RND transporter permease subunit, encoding MNISSIAINRPVFTVMVTLALMVLGVMGYTQLGTDLFPDVSFPVVAVTVPYPGAAPGEVEQLVTRPLEEAVVSLNGIDRVKTYSREGASQVIVLFKLDVDIQQAATEVRERVAQTRYKLPTETKEPLISRIDVGAAPVITYTLEGGGRSLSETAKFARDVIKPSLEQVEGVAAVNVLGGAEREVHVDLDLARIDALHLSPIAILQQLRAQNLNVPAGHFDEGVKEISVRTVGELRTVEAIRDTIVATTKDGSSVRLSDIAQVEDGYEELRMRIRANGSQAVSFDVVKQSGKNTVAVADLVKAKLAGLERTFPEGYKASVIVDQSKFIRENAHEVEVAILFGGAMAILVILMFMLDLRSTLISSVALPTSVVSTFFVMYALHFTLNMMTLLALSLAIGLLIDDAVVVRENISKHLERGVEPRRAALEGTREISLSVLATTLTIVAVFVPVAFMSGIVGQFFRQFGLTITAAVLVSLFVAFTLDPMLSSRFSKAHVAGAKDPFMPLKRPFLAVFEGIEGVYRRVLGFALRNKIVVGLGAFLALFSIGPVAGLMGNEFVNQEDRGQFVLEAELPAGTKLDETARLSLPAELKVLEDKRFITVLSTLGAAGEVNKVRWRVVTVPKSHRDVPLADLKDRARDIAYAAMPGAKITVTDPPFVEGAATEAPIMVQVRGATYDELAPLAHEFEQAMRAIPGMADLQVKYSPGQPELRVRVDRDKAARAGVPVAQIALALRASVEGDEAGKMRQGKDEVPIRVRLRSGDRATVDDVLRMTVQTPSGPMALADLATVERGEGPSVIEREDRERQIVIWASTKGRSLGEIVPELTAAFAKIKLPPGASYHFDGQIRQMTETNGSMGAAMGLGIIFIYLILASQFESFIHPLTIMLTLPLGFVGAFYGLFIAQRTMAMGAMIGIILLMGLVTKNAILLLDRALVRVREHGDTPLEAILAAGPERLRPILMTSAAMILGMLPTATSNGEGSEFRSPMAIAVIGGVISSTILSLVVVPVVYLTIENTKGHLARLFGIKASPPGPSEAPSPAE
- a CDS encoding sigma 54-interacting transcriptional regulator, whose product is MSRERSRAARGLPVPGATCEDLLVAAQAALDRADFRGARALAERAVARADRDPRDGARAASRRLLATALLLDDDATEAERVAAEAVRVARTARSYRDEALGELVLADVRRAAGEYIAGLKHAARARTLAARAKDPATERVVLADYALLLGRLGDHERAREAFELLLATPLDDLPPSRAFRVLYNLAGVHRAAGRFSEAFVVLGQAADLADGGAGGHADWALRHARVQTLLDVGAFSAADAILGEAAFDDDAPSWQRAQHLALEATLALEGTGDPRRAVALAEQGLALPALLRPVRFALEKVRADAHLALGGRAEAERVGIALMGPQANAGIRLHAAEALALAARAGPPGAWLLRWLGALAIAGSGAAGRVEHEACAALVSEPDPIGSLARATLPVLRARLVDRTPTEHRAPFRRLLRRIERRLAEQRAHGASTAADARVSEPVRRAMTSVGLVGESPALLGSVATLARAARSATSVLLLGETGAGKELFARLVHQISERARGPFVAINCGAVPEPLLEAELFGHERGAFTGAERARRGLFEEAEGGTLFLDEVAEMTPQMQVKLLRVLEDREVRALGGGRARKVDLRVVAATHRALPELVERGAFRQDLYYRLAALTVPVPSLRERMEDIPLVARALLAREPGTRAHTLDVPALTSLTEHAWPGNVRELGNVLRAAAALADGLVIGRPDITAAMARAPAGGPRAERELRETTLSALRARHQAELRELVGRAIAAADGNKREAARALGLSRQGLYRVLERGE
- a CDS encoding serine/threonine protein kinase, whose product is MATPVTKDRRVGTRVGKYLLESIIGLGGMATVYAVADDRGTRFAMKVLHRPLTADDVAVARFFEEAYLANSVKHPGVCVVVDDGVSEADRCPYLVMELLAGQTLEDRLAEEGCLTIGESLDIAIALADTLSQVHGAGIVHRDLKPPNVFLTAAGVKLLDFGVGKSRAIAMKTAAGSLLGTPAYMAPEQAQGASVVDGRADVFSLGAVLFQCLVGERVHEGQDDYSAWFAAATQPARSLAVPAPEAPPALVTLVDKALAYDREQRWPTAGELRVEALRVRATLSDEQAQSRRRAARDGSFFRMLDDLHVPSLREPKG